Proteins encoded by one window of Anaerosalibacter sp. Marseille-P3206:
- a CDS encoding ATP-binding protein, whose protein sequence is MNGEVLNEILYEYEKKRDRALYSQRLRQKKVYLKVPEIRELDNEISNTGFLISKAILENPDCYEEKVKEIKDKMEKLKMKKAVLLTENNIPLEYLDVVYECDNCKDTGFLESGEKCPCLKQALISRAYKMSNIEEAIKVENFQTFDINIFPDTPFEGEKLTPRENMVNVVAIAEGFVNNFHEKNGENLLFYGSTGLGKTFLCNCIAKGLIDKNKMVIYQTAFKILEIIESHRFRRNERLFDDMDYEILFTSDLLIIDDLGTEVANTFTNAEIFNIVNTRLINGSKTIISTNLTPKEISDTYTDRVFSRVLEKFIPLKFYGPDLRWER, encoded by the coding sequence ATGAATGGGGAAGTTTTAAATGAGATACTTTATGAATATGAAAAGAAAAGAGATAGAGCATTGTATAGTCAAAGGCTTAGACAAAAAAAGGTGTATTTAAAAGTTCCTGAAATACGAGAATTAGATAATGAAATATCTAATACCGGATTTTTGATTTCAAAGGCTATTTTGGAAAACCCAGATTGCTATGAAGAGAAGGTAAAAGAGATAAAAGACAAAATGGAAAAGCTTAAGATGAAAAAAGCTGTTTTACTTACTGAAAACAATATACCTTTAGAGTATTTAGATGTAGTATATGAATGTGATAATTGCAAGGATACAGGATTTCTTGAAAGTGGTGAAAAATGTCCTTGTTTGAAACAGGCATTGATAAGTAGGGCTTATAAGATGTCAAATATTGAAGAAGCTATTAAAGTTGAAAATTTTCAAACTTTTGATATAAATATATTTCCTGATACTCCTTTTGAAGGAGAGAAACTTACTCCAAGGGAGAATATGGTAAATGTTGTAGCTATTGCCGAAGGTTTTGTAAACAATTTCCATGAGAAAAATGGAGAAAATTTATTGTTTTATGGAAGCACAGGATTGGGAAAGACTTTTTTGTGCAATTGTATAGCTAAGGGACTTATAGATAAGAACAAGATGGTTATATATCAAACAGCTTTTAAGATATTAGAGATAATAGAAAGTCACAGATTTAGAAGAAATGAAAGGCTTTTTGATGATATGGACTATGAGATACTGTTTACTTCTGATTTACTTATTATAGATGATTTGGGTACTGAAGTGGCCAATACTTTTACTAATGCTGAGATATTCAATATTGTAAATACTAGGCTTATAAATGGAAGTAAGACTATTATTTCTACAAATTTGACACCCAAGGAGATATCTGATACCTATACGGATAGGGTATTTTCAAGGGTCTTGGAGAAGTTTATACCTCTTAAGTTTTATGGACCAGATTTGAGATGGGAAAGATAA
- a CDS encoding transcription repressor NadR, whose protein sequence is MDSNERREEILNILCNGEGPVKGTELAEELGVSRQVIVQDIAILRAGGEKIIATPQGYIMLKSGEGKLIKSIVCKHSGYDEIEDELNTIVDMGGKALDVIVEHPLYGEIKSPLMISSRLDVSDFMKNLIKTKAEPLSSLTDGVHIHTIEVEDERTFEKIVNALKEKKYLITDK, encoded by the coding sequence ATGGATTCAAATGAGAGAAGAGAAGAGATACTAAATATTCTTTGCAATGGGGAAGGGCCAGTTAAGGGAACTGAATTGGCTGAAGAACTAGGAGTTTCTAGACAGGTTATAGTTCAAGATATCGCTATACTAAGAGCTGGTGGAGAAAAGATAATCGCTACACCTCAAGGATATATTATGTTGAAAAGTGGAGAAGGAAAGTTAATTAAAAGTATAGTTTGCAAACATTCTGGTTATGATGAAATTGAAGATGAATTAAATACCATAGTGGATATGGGAGGCAAAGCATTAGATGTAATAGTTGAGCATCCACTATATGGAGAGATAAAGAGTCCCCTTATGATTAGCTCTAGATTGGATGTATCTGATTTTATGAAAAATTTAATCAAGACCAAAGCTGAGCCATTGTCATCCCTTACAGATGGTGTTCATATTCATACCATTGAGGTAGAAGATGAAAGAACTTTTGAAAAAATTGTAAATGCTTTAAAAGAAAAAAAGTACTTGATTACTGATAAATAA
- a CDS encoding PTS transporter subunit IIC, translating to MENKETKGNKVKEYFIKVFNGMALGLFSSLIIGLIIKQLGTLFKLDIVINFGQIAQYLMGPAIGAGIAYSIGASPLGIFASIVTGAIGAGTISFDGGNTIIKVGEPVGALVASLLGAEFSKLIQGKTKVDIVLVPLGTIIVGGLVGNYIAPIVSGLMTLIGSVINLATELQPIPMGIIVSVLMGIILTLPISSAALAISLGLSGLAAGAGVVGCSAHMIGFAVASYRENGFGGFIAQGIGTSMLQIPNTIRNPRIWIPPVVASAILGPISTTIFKMEGNKIGAGMGTSGLVGQFATIDVMGSSPKVFLSILLLHFILPGLISFVVSEWMRKKGYIKEGDMKI from the coding sequence GTGGAAAACAAAGAAACAAAGGGTAATAAAGTAAAGGAGTACTTTATAAAGGTTTTTAATGGAATGGCTTTAGGACTTTTTTCTTCACTTATTATTGGACTTATTATCAAACAATTAGGTACACTTTTCAAATTAGATATTGTGATTAATTTTGGGCAGATTGCACAATATCTTATGGGACCAGCTATAGGTGCGGGTATTGCTTATAGTATAGGCGCTTCTCCATTGGGGATATTTGCTTCAATAGTGACAGGTGCTATAGGAGCAGGGACTATTTCTTTCGATGGAGGAAATACTATTATCAAAGTGGGAGAGCCTGTGGGAGCTCTTGTTGCTTCTCTACTAGGTGCTGAGTTTTCAAAATTGATTCAAGGAAAGACAAAGGTGGATATAGTATTGGTTCCTCTTGGGACTATAATAGTAGGTGGACTTGTGGGGAATTATATTGCTCCTATAGTAAGTGGACTGATGACATTGATAGGAAGTGTTATAAATTTGGCTACAGAGTTACAGCCTATTCCTATGGGGATAATAGTATCTGTACTTATGGGTATAATACTTACACTTCCAATTAGTAGTGCAGCATTGGCTATATCCCTAGGACTTAGTGGGTTAGCTGCTGGTGCAGGAGTTGTAGGATGTTCAGCTCATATGATAGGTTTTGCTGTTGCATCTTATAGAGAAAATGGATTTGGTGGATTTATAGCTCAAGGTATAGGTACTTCTATGTTACAGATTCCAAATACCATTAGAAATCCAAGGATATGGATTCCACCTGTTGTTGCTTCTGCTATTCTTGGGCCAATTTCTACTACCATATTTAAAATGGAAGGAAATAAAATTGGTGCAGGTATGGGAACTAGTGGACTTGTAGGACAATTTGCAACTATAGATGTAATGGGCTCTAGTCCTAAGGTTTTCTTATCTATTTTACTTTTACATTTTATTTTGCCAGGACTTATTTCCTTTGTAGTATCTGAATGGATGAGGAAAAAGGGCTATATTAAAGAAGGAGATATGAAAATTTAG
- the serS gene encoding serine--tRNA ligase, giving the protein MLDIKTIRKNPELVKAGLAKRHGDFGIDDVIELDEKRRNILVKVEEMKAKQNQVSKEIPKMKKEGKDASQLLNEMKELSAKVKELDGEVKEIDVKLHDILLRIPNIPNENVPMGKTDEENVEIRKWGEPTKFDFEPKAHWDLGVDLDIFDFERASKITGARFTVFKNKGALLERAIINFMLDLHTVDQDYTEIAPPFMVNRDSMTGTGQLPKFEEDAFSLPSKDYFLVPTAEVPVTNLHRDEILTEEMLPIYYTAYTPCFRQEAGSAGRDTRGLIRNHQFDKVELVKFVKPEGSYDELNKLTNDAEEVLKLLGLPYRVVRLCTGDLGFSSAMTYDIEVWMPSYNRYVEISSCSNFEDFQARRANIRFRRSDNGKLDYVHTLNGSGLAVGRTSAAIIENYQQEDGSILVPEALRPYMRGLEVIR; this is encoded by the coding sequence ATGTTAGATATAAAGACGATCAGAAAAAACCCAGAATTAGTGAAAGCTGGATTAGCTAAAAGACATGGAGATTTTGGTATTGATGATGTTATTGAACTTGATGAAAAGAGAAGAAATATACTTGTAAAAGTTGAAGAGATGAAGGCAAAACAAAATCAAGTTTCAAAAGAAATTCCTAAGATGAAGAAAGAGGGAAAAGATGCATCCCAATTACTTAATGAAATGAAAGAATTGTCTGCTAAGGTAAAGGAATTAGATGGAGAAGTTAAGGAAATAGATGTTAAACTTCATGACATTCTTTTGAGGATACCAAATATTCCAAATGAAAATGTACCAATGGGAAAAACTGATGAGGAAAATGTGGAAATAAGAAAATGGGGAGAACCTACAAAGTTTGATTTTGAACCAAAAGCTCATTGGGATTTGGGTGTAGATTTAGATATTTTCGATTTTGAAAGGGCTTCAAAGATAACTGGTGCTAGGTTTACAGTATTTAAAAACAAAGGTGCACTACTAGAAAGAGCGATTATAAACTTCATGTTAGATCTTCATACAGTTGATCAAGATTATACAGAAATTGCTCCACCTTTTATGGTAAATAGAGATAGTATGACTGGCACAGGACAATTGCCAAAGTTTGAAGAAGATGCGTTTTCATTGCCTAGCAAGGACTATTTCTTAGTGCCTACAGCAGAAGTACCTGTTACAAATCTTCATAGAGATGAAATATTAACAGAGGAAATGCTTCCAATTTACTATACAGCATATACTCCATGTTTTAGACAAGAAGCTGGATCTGCAGGAAGAGACACAAGAGGTCTTATAAGAAATCACCAATTTGACAAGGTTGAGTTAGTTAAATTTGTAAAACCTGAAGGTTCTTATGATGAACTCAACAAACTTACAAATGATGCAGAAGAAGTACTAAAACTATTGGGATTACCTTATAGAGTAGTAAGGCTTTGTACAGGAGATTTAGGATTTTCATCTGCTATGACTTATGATATTGAAGTTTGGATGCCAAGCTACAATAGATATGTAGAGATATCCTCTTGCAGTAATTTTGAAGATTTCCAAGCTAGAAGGGCAAATATTAGATTTAGAAGAAGTGATAATGGAAAACTTGACTATGTTCATACATTAAATGGTTCTGGTTTAGCTGTTGGAAGAACAAGTGCAGCTATAATTGAGAACTACCAACAAGAAGATGGCTCTATACTTGTACCAGAAGCACTTAGACCTTATATGAGAGGATTAGAAGTAATTAGATAA
- a CDS encoding M1 family metallopeptidase: protein MFKKRNIKGLILFVIIALTLVGCNLKPTETQYPTLITEDYNSISLDEINHYNIEVELNPEDKTYEGIETIKYINNTGVDLSDIYIHIYPNAFRRKQTAPYLYNYFQGAYPNGFEPGFLNIDVAKVKNKNVEFATEGKGSTILHLKLDSPLKSGENTKIYLEYTAKLPPAEDRFGYGDKTFNFGNWYPIVCVYDEDGWNTDPYYRLGDPFYSDISNYDVKITTPKDMIVASSGNIINEKTKGKKKIWEIEGKLIRDFAWVASKDFTVLKGDVEGTQLKMYFLDASSQIKDYAFDIARDSLITFNRIFGKYPYGQYSVVANNFSGGMEYPGLVFIEEGSYTDEYKEYLEKVIVHETAHQWWYGVVGNDEIDEAWLDESFATYSETIYMDEIYGEENGENYFKRNVEDSYDYAKGMFNFEEVPLKPLSQFTDWGDYGSLAYNRGAMFLNEIKDEFGKEVLYDILNKYYNKYRFSNAKTEDFIAVCEEVTGTDFKEKVNTWLYGKK from the coding sequence GTGTTTAAAAAGAGAAATATTAAGGGATTAATATTATTTGTCATCATTGCATTGACATTGGTAGGCTGTAATTTAAAGCCTACAGAGACTCAATATCCAACACTAATTACTGAGGATTACAACAGTATTTCACTTGATGAGATCAATCATTATAATATTGAAGTAGAACTAAATCCGGAAGACAAGACCTATGAGGGGATAGAGACTATTAAGTATATAAACAATACTGGCGTTGATTTATCTGATATATATATTCATATTTATCCTAATGCATTTAGGCGAAAACAAACTGCTCCATATTTATATAATTATTTTCAAGGGGCTTATCCAAATGGATTTGAACCTGGATTTTTAAATATTGATGTAGCAAAAGTTAAAAATAAGAATGTAGAGTTTGCCACAGAGGGAAAGGGTAGCACTATTTTACATTTAAAACTTGATTCTCCACTTAAAAGTGGTGAAAATACAAAGATATATCTAGAATATACAGCGAAACTTCCTCCTGCGGAAGATAGATTTGGGTATGGGGATAAGACTTTTAATTTTGGGAATTGGTATCCTATTGTATGTGTTTATGATGAAGATGGGTGGAATACTGACCCCTATTATAGGCTTGGAGATCCATTCTATAGTGATATCAGTAATTATGATGTAAAGATTACAACTCCAAAAGATATGATTGTTGCTTCTAGTGGAAATATTATCAATGAAAAAACAAAAGGCAAAAAAAAGATTTGGGAGATAGAAGGGAAGTTAATAAGGGATTTTGCTTGGGTTGCTAGTAAGGACTTTACAGTTTTAAAGGGAGATGTAGAAGGTACTCAGTTGAAGATGTACTTCTTAGACGCTAGCTCTCAAATAAAGGATTATGCTTTTGATATTGCTAGGGATTCATTGATAACTTTCAATAGGATATTTGGGAAATACCCCTATGGACAATATTCTGTAGTAGCCAATAACTTTTCAGGAGGTATGGAGTATCCAGGGTTGGTGTTTATAGAAGAGGGATCTTATACTGATGAATATAAAGAATATCTAGAGAAAGTCATTGTCCATGAAACAGCTCATCAGTGGTGGTACGGAGTAGTTGGAAATGATGAAATAGATGAGGCTTGGCTAGATGAATCCTTTGCCACATATAGTGAGACAATTTATATGGATGAAATATATGGTGAAGAAAATGGAGAAAATTATTTCAAAAGAAATGTAGAAGATAGCTATGATTATGCAAAAGGTATGTTCAATTTTGAGGAAGTGCCATTAAAACCACTTAGTCAATTTACTGATTGGGGTGATTATGGTTCATTGGCATACAATAGGGGAGCTATGTTTTTAAATGAAATAAAAGATGAATTTGGAAAAGAAGTTCTATATGATATACTTAATAAATATTATAATAAATATAGATTTTCAAATGCAAAAACAGAAGATTTTATAGCTGTTTGTGAGGAAGTAACAGGAACTGATTTTAAGGAGAAGGTAAACACTTGGCTTTATGGGAAAAAATAA
- a CDS encoding D-alanyl-D-alanine carboxypeptidase family protein: MTKKLTNKITKQITLILIFILLLSSISFASNVGIEGEVRSYLLGDFETGKILEEYNIDKPLEVASITKLMTYLVVMDEVSSGHISLKDAVYIDEEVANTGGSSFNLREGEIFPVETLLESLLIVSANDSAVALAKHAAGNTADFVNMMNEKANELNLKCTNYLNPTGFPEEYGQNMMSTRDIFVLSRYILENYPEILDITSKSCMDIENREFLNENTNPLLGEINGVDGLKTGFTNKAGNCLVSTANIVGGIDEGDLRFISITMGANTMEKRKELSKILLEYGISNYKNERIFSKDEAIDTLYFPKGRKTEVEVYPTLDGYMIVKAGDDIYNDIVYNEEVKLPLRAGDEVGRVILYNDDEILDEYPLEVREDVKKANFIIMIGRYLKQFIIFIGSLFTKR, encoded by the coding sequence ATGACAAAAAAATTGACAAACAAAATAACAAAACAAATAACACTTATTCTCATTTTTATTCTATTATTAAGTTCCATTTCATTTGCAAGCAATGTAGGAATAGAAGGAGAAGTAAGATCATATCTTTTAGGAGATTTCGAAACTGGAAAAATACTTGAAGAGTACAATATAGACAAGCCATTGGAAGTTGCTAGTATTACAAAGCTTATGACCTATCTAGTGGTGATGGATGAAGTATCAAGTGGGCATATTTCACTAAAGGATGCAGTGTATATAGATGAAGAGGTTGCAAATACAGGAGGCTCTAGCTTTAATCTAAGAGAAGGTGAGATATTTCCAGTTGAAACATTACTTGAAAGTTTGTTGATAGTTTCTGCAAATGATTCAGCTGTAGCATTAGCAAAGCATGCTGCAGGAAATACAGCTGATTTTGTGAATATGATGAACGAAAAGGCAAACGAATTAAATTTAAAATGCACTAATTATTTAAATCCAACTGGTTTTCCTGAAGAATATGGCCAAAATATGATGAGTACTAGGGACATATTTGTTCTATCAAGATATATTTTAGAAAACTATCCTGAGATTCTTGATATTACAAGTAAGTCTTGTATGGATATAGAGAACAGGGAATTTTTAAATGAAAACACAAATCCACTTTTGGGGGAGATAAATGGTGTAGATGGACTTAAAACAGGTTTTACAAATAAGGCAGGTAACTGTCTTGTTTCTACTGCCAATATCGTAGGTGGAATAGATGAGGGTGATTTGAGATTTATAAGTATAACTATGGGTGCAAATACTATGGAAAAGAGGAAGGAACTAAGTAAGATACTCTTGGAATATGGTATTTCCAATTATAAAAATGAAAGAATATTTTCTAAAGATGAAGCTATAGATACTTTGTATTTTCCCAAGGGTAGAAAAACGGAGGTAGAAGTATATCCTACTTTAGATGGGTATATGATAGTAAAAGCTGGGGATGATATATACAATGATATTGTATACAATGAAGAAGTAAAACTTCCCCTTAGAGCTGGAGATGAAGTTGGAAGAGTTATATTATATAATGATGATGAAATACTAGATGAATACCCATTAGAAGTAAGGGAAGATGTGAAAAAGGCTAATTTTATCATTATGATAGGAAGATATTTAAAACAATTTATTATATTTATTGGCAGCTTATTTACTAAAAGGTGA
- the tadA gene encoding tRNA adenosine(34) deaminase TadA translates to MDEYFMKIALEEAYKAYSTLEVPVGAIVVHKGKIIGRGYNLRETLKDPTAHAEMIAIKEASEYLGGWRLIDCTMYVTIEPCPMCAGAIMNSRIDRLIIGARDHKMGCCGTVLDLTNNPSFNHKVQVTFGVLEEECSSIMKQFFSQLRKSK, encoded by the coding sequence ATGGATGAATATTTCATGAAAATAGCCCTTGAAGAAGCCTATAAAGCTTATAGCACCTTGGAAGTTCCTGTAGGTGCTATTGTTGTTCATAAGGGAAAAATTATTGGAAGAGGTTACAATTTAAGAGAAACTTTAAAGGATCCCACCGCTCATGCTGAGATGATAGCTATAAAAGAAGCCAGTGAATATTTAGGTGGGTGGAGGCTAATTGATTGTACAATGTATGTGACAATAGAGCCATGTCCTATGTGTGCTGGTGCTATAATGAATTCAAGAATTGATAGATTAATCATAGGTGCAAGAGATCATAAGATGGGCTGTTGTGGAACTGTTTTAGATTTGACAAATAACCCTAGTTTTAACCACAAGGTTCAAGTTACCTTTGGTGTACTTGAAGAAGAATGTTCAAGCATTATGAAACAATTTTTTAGTCAATTGAGGAAAAGTAAATAA
- a CDS encoding DUF2935 domain-containing protein yields the protein MLSREEFINMSIMENLFFARIMKEHLIFVDATLPIVNCSLILEVENFKNILENYLLETIILSGGMVDDKAINSNELVTNYTLSAEEITNSYTGICINTELTKLEMNLVPIKEPCYSPDLENRVYELNNRGINLVTELIKMKENLHDNVDKCQIFIFLYPHLLEHVIEEAETYLNILNALQARDEVVLKNELLQKEVFWNDIMKEHSEFIRGLLDPTEKNLFNTANDFADLFEKLTEEAKKVLENNLPIDEITEKSKMATESIIQFKTSAVNGLINCQIKAIILPLLADHVLREANHYNRLLNTLSEC from the coding sequence ATGCTTTCTAGAGAAGAATTTATAAACATGTCAATAATGGAAAACCTTTTTTTTGCTCGTATAATGAAGGAACATCTCATATTTGTTGATGCTACCCTTCCCATAGTAAATTGTAGCCTTATACTTGAAGTAGAAAATTTTAAAAATATACTAGAAAACTATTTATTAGAAACTATTATCCTATCTGGTGGTATGGTTGATGATAAAGCCATAAACTCTAATGAACTTGTCACTAATTATACATTGAGTGCAGAAGAAATAACTAATAGCTATACAGGAATATGTATAAATACTGAACTTACAAAATTAGAAATGAATTTGGTTCCTATAAAAGAACCTTGCTATTCACCTGATTTAGAAAATAGGGTTTATGAACTTAATAACAGAGGAATAAATTTAGTAACCGAATTAATTAAAATGAAAGAGAATCTTCATGACAATGTAGATAAATGTCAAATTTTCATTTTCTTATATCCTCATCTTTTAGAACATGTTATTGAAGAAGCTGAAACATATTTGAATATACTTAATGCCCTTCAAGCTAGGGATGAAGTGGTTTTGAAAAATGAATTACTACAAAAAGAAGTTTTCTGGAATGATATAATGAAAGAACATTCTGAGTTTATAAGAGGACTTCTTGATCCAACTGAAAAAAACCTATTCAATACTGCCAATGACTTTGCCGACCTTTTTGAAAAGTTGACTGAAGAAGCAAAAAAAGTATTGGAAAACAACTTACCTATAGATGAGATAACTGAAAAGAGTAAGATGGCTACAGAGAGTATTATCCAATTTAAAACCTCTGCTGTTAATGGCTTAATCAACTGTCAAATAAAAGCTATAATACTTCCTCTACTAGCAGACCATGTTTTAAGAGAAGCAAATCACTACAATAGACTACTAAATACTCTTTCTGAATGCTAA
- a CDS encoding sulfurtransferase has translation MKRFFRERTTLVFVLILILSISLFGCTKGPDTSDNKNTDMEVDESVTFVDTSYVVDADWLKENLDREDLLVLDARGQEAYDKGHIPGAIFVMWQQFANMEGAPGENPNWGTVLEPKVLSEKLSEVGITNDKEIVVYTNTQEGWGEDGRIVWMLRRAGLENTKILDGGWNYWESKGYEVSKESVEPSHSSVEIKELDLKSNIETEELANKLDEVVIIDVRAKDEYEGATKYGEARGGHLPKAINIPFNEFLNKDGTFKTAGEIKAILDSNGIEKDDEIVTYCTAGIRSAHMQVVFSMMGYNNAKNYDASFHAWAGNSELELEK, from the coding sequence GTGAAAAGGTTTTTTAGGGAAAGAACTACTTTAGTATTTGTTTTAATTTTAATACTATCTATTTCTTTATTTGGATGTACTAAAGGTCCAGATACTAGCGATAATAAAAATACTGATATGGAAGTTGATGAAAGCGTAACTTTTGTAGACACTAGTTATGTTGTAGATGCTGATTGGCTAAAGGAAAACTTAGACAGAGAAGATTTATTAGTATTAGATGCTAGGGGACAAGAAGCTTATGATAAAGGACATATACCAGGGGCTATATTTGTTATGTGGCAGCAATTCGCAAATATGGAAGGAGCTCCAGGAGAAAATCCAAATTGGGGAACTGTTCTAGAACCAAAAGTATTATCTGAAAAGCTTTCTGAAGTTGGAATTACAAATGACAAGGAAATAGTAGTATATACCAACACTCAAGAAGGTTGGGGTGAAGATGGAAGAATAGTATGGATGCTAAGAAGAGCAGGTTTAGAAAATACTAAGATATTAGATGGCGGATGGAACTATTGGGAATCTAAAGGATATGAAGTATCAAAGGAATCAGTAGAGCCAAGTCATTCCAGTGTTGAAATTAAAGAACTTGATTTAAAATCAAACATAGAAACTGAAGAATTAGCGAATAAATTAGATGAAGTAGTTATAATAGATGTTAGAGCAAAAGATGAATATGAAGGTGCTACAAAATATGGAGAAGCAAGGGGAGGACATTTACCTAAAGCAATTAATATTCCATTTAATGAATTTCTAAATAAAGATGGTACTTTTAAAACTGCAGGAGAAATAAAAGCAATACTTGATAGTAATGGAATCGAAAAGGATGATGAAATAGTTACTTATTGTACTGCTGGTATACGTTCAGCTCATATGCAAGTGGTTTTTTCAATGATGGGATACAATAATGCAAAGAATTATGATGCAAGTTTCCATGCTTGGGCTGGAAACTCAGAACTTGAATTAGAAAAATAA
- a CDS encoding rhodanese-like domain-containing protein, with the protein MKRFSLVLVVLTVFALLLTGCTKNEATEEGNAEFNYRTAEEVKANIENNDDIILLDIQPEDAWEEHHIQGAIPTHAYPVETDEDKAKFDGVMSDLESSEDPIIIICPGGKKGAERTYNYLIEKGIKEDRLFILENGQGGWPYDELLEK; encoded by the coding sequence ATGAAAAGATTTAGTTTAGTATTAGTTGTATTAACAGTTTTTGCATTATTATTAACTGGTTGTACTAAAAATGAAGCTACAGAAGAAGGAAATGCTGAATTTAATTATCGTACAGCTGAAGAGGTAAAGGCAAATATTGAAAACAATGATGACATTATACTATTAGATATTCAACCAGAAGATGCTTGGGAAGAACACCATATTCAAGGTGCAATACCAACACATGCTTACCCAGTTGAAACAGATGAAGACAAAGCAAAATTTGATGGAGTTATGTCGGACTTAGAATCTTCAGAAGATCCAATTATAATAATATGTCCAGGTGGTAAAAAAGGAGCAGAAAGAACTTATAATTATCTAATAGAAAAAGGTATCAAAGAAGATCGCCTATTCATATTAGAGAATGGTCAAGGTGGATGGCCTTATGATGAACTATTAGAAAAATAA
- a CDS encoding TVP38/TMEM64 family protein produces the protein MKNIKKSTWVKIGIIVGLICIYLFVTPVRTGIKKIVFLFSMLDVDAIKGYILSFGIWAPIISFLLMVFQSVAAPLPAFLITFANAGLFGWVKGALLSWSSAMAGAALCFYIARIYGRNAAEKLTSKFALEEVDKFFDRYGNYAILIARLLPFISFDIVSYAAGLTAMGFWSFFWATGLGQLPATLVYSYVGGMLTGGTKKFVFGLLILFSLSILIYLMKKIWNDRNSKKTADNTEKIERN, from the coding sequence TTGAAAAATATTAAGAAGTCTACTTGGGTAAAAATAGGTATTATAGTCGGATTAATTTGTATATATCTATTTGTTACTCCAGTGAGGACTGGCATTAAGAAAATAGTATTTTTATTTAGTATGTTAGATGTAGATGCAATCAAAGGTTATATTTTATCATTTGGAATATGGGCACCTATAATATCATTTCTACTGATGGTATTTCAATCAGTAGCAGCACCACTTCCAGCTTTTCTTATAACATTTGCTAATGCTGGATTATTTGGTTGGGTAAAAGGTGCACTACTATCTTGGTCTAGTGCTATGGCCGGAGCAGCATTATGTTTTTATATAGCAAGGATATATGGTAGAAATGCAGCAGAAAAGTTAACCAGTAAGTTTGCTTTAGAAGAAGTTGATAAGTTTTTTGATAGATATGGTAATTATGCTATTTTGATAGCAAGATTGCTACCCTTTATATCCTTTGACATAGTTAGCTATGCAGCAGGTCTTACAGCTATGGGATTTTGGTCGTTTTTCTGGGCTACAGGATTAGGTCAACTACCTGCAACATTGGTTTATTCCTATGTTGGTGGAATGCTTACAGGAGGGACAAAGAAATTTGTATTTGGGCTATTGATTTTATTTTCTTTAAGTATATTAATATACCTTATGAAGAAAATCTGGAATGATCGAAATTCTAAAAAAACAGCAGACAATACTGAGAAGATAGAAAGAAATTAA
- a CDS encoding 4Fe-4S dicluster domain-containing protein, whose protein sequence is MKVDINNKNLQKIQKEKDKCIGCKLCMNGCPMLCEFCNSPKDILEYLLAEKKVDHKLPYSCLLCGYCTAVCPKDVDLKEMFFNLRENVVSETKGKLPSDLGYTSIKFHQKNSFSRLFRTDIIGLEEDSDIIYFPGCSIMALALKL, encoded by the coding sequence GTGAAAGTAGATATAAACAATAAAAACTTACAAAAGATTCAAAAAGAAAAAGATAAATGTATAGGTTGCAAGTTATGCATGAATGGTTGTCCAATGCTTTGTGAATTTTGTAACTCACCAAAGGATATTCTAGAATATCTACTAGCAGAGAAAAAAGTAGACCATAAGTTGCCTTATTCTTGTTTGTTATGTGGATATTGTACAGCTGTTTGTCCAAAAGATGTTGATTTAAAGGAAATGTTTTTTAATTTAAGAGAGAATGTAGTATCTGAAACAAAGGGAAAGCTTCCTAGTGATTTAGGTTATACCTCAATTAAGTTTCACCAAAAGAATAGCTTTTCAAGGCTTTTTCGTACAGATATAATCGGTCTTGAGGAAGACTCAGATATCATATATTTTCCAGGATGTAGTATTATGGCCTTAGCCCTGAAATTGTAA